In the genome of Neodiprion fabricii isolate iyNeoFabr1 chromosome 4, iyNeoFabr1.1, whole genome shotgun sequence, the window ATAGTactaataatttttcagtataGTCCATATCGATCTTATACAGCATAATTTCGAAGATACGACCAATTCAATGTGATTCATTAATTTATCGTTCCTAGACAATTGTACTTACatgtgtacattttttttgcaaatcaaaTACCTCtaataatgagaaataaacatatttttgataatCTGTGATTAACTTAATTTGCGTTTTTTTAAGTTTTGAACTGTGAATGTTTTTAGGGCACtcagtgaaatgaaaatgcacGTCaacgaaatataaatttattcgatatcagataaaaatattttgaccaATTAGTAAGAAGCATTAAAGTTCATCTCGAATAACAACGTCATCAACTTCTTCCAGTTCTTCTTTTGGCACAAGTTTTATGAGTtctattataaatataacagTTGCATTTGGAGGTACTTTTGGTAATGCGCCAGGTGTTCCATAAGCCAGATCTGGTGGTATTACaagttttctcttttctccttCACAcattctacaaaaaaaattgattaaacagTATACGATCCACTTtgatatattcaaatttaacgaaatcacaaatgttgcaaaaaataaagcaaAGTTCAGTAACTAAAGCTGAGAAATATGCCGGAAAATTATATGTCTAAAATATTCGCTGAATGAATATGCCTTTAATTAACAAGGCATGATATAAAGAAGGAGATTCTAGGATATAAAATAACATGACGCTCTggaagttggaaaaaattaaaattgtaagtaCCCCATGAGACCTTGTTCCCATCCTTTGATGACTTGACGATAGCCTAAAGTCACCGGCAAGGGTTCACCATAAATATAACTACTGTCAATTTCTGTACCATCTTCCAATGTTCCCTGAAATCATAAGAAATTAATAGTGCTTTCGTTCccgaaatattttgtaaatcttCGGTagggaaaaacaaaatgtttgaatttgtAACATGACGCAAATAATTCTGCAAATAAAGTTTCCTAACTTTTGGccagattttcgaaaaaaaaaatattgaatgatTGTATCACTGATTTTACTCCGTGATTGTATAATCGTTGTAGAATTTTCACAATAACTCCGGGTAAAAAAAGCATACCACATAATGCACGTACAAAGTATCCCCCTTTTTCGATTTGACTTTACATTTGTCCACTCGTTTTTTTATGccaatttgtaattttctctTCGTACCGTCATTGACATTGGCACCAAGTGACAGTGACAAACAAACTGAACCCAAGAATATCAGGTAACTCTTCATTCTTCAACAATATAAGTTACCGTTGTTCGATTCTTAGAccgaatgataatttttatccgTAAATATACAAACACTGGTCACGTATTTTGGATTTATATCGGACGTAagaggttaggttaggttaggttgtgCATTCTGGTGATCGCTGCACAAAACAACCGTCATTTGCACAGGGTAGGAAGTACAATTACGTGTTCGCTAAACTGCTGCCAATTGTGCGACTCAAAGGACGAACTACTTTAGAATTATGgtagagtaaaattttttttaacaccatATACTGTGATCTAGTTGGGAAATTAAAGTTTCAGTAATATACTTCGGTACATTTGATCAAGGATTGTTATCAGAAGTGCAAAATTCTAAGtttacaatttctttttcaccgatGAATAGTCACACtaacagaatttatttcatcattgTCTGCTTTATGgaaattgttattcatttcaaGATAATTCCAAGTCATCACTTGATAACTCATTATACATGTTTACACCGATGCGAAGATCGGATGATGAGGGAaagtttgattgaaaaatgaagaatttactacaaaaattctttattattttgtgGTTACTCTAACTAATGCTTGTACATTCATTCGGTTCAGTAACATTCATTCGGTTCAGTAACATCCATTTGAATAATCTGAACGACTTAGACAAcacttatatatgtatgaaccTGACACtcacattatttacaaataaattacaaatgatTAACAGTGGATAAAACATAACATCAGTCTCATAGGAACATTCAAAGTAGTTACAATGAACAAATTGGTAAATGAAAGATGACTTAGATGCGCAGTGAGGAGATT includes:
- the LOC124179868 gene encoding peptidyl-prolyl cis-trans isomerase FKBP2 codes for the protein MKSYLIFLGSVCLSLSLGANVNDGTKRKLQIGIKKRVDKCKVKSKKGDTLYVHYVGTLEDGTEIDSSYIYGEPLPVTLGYRQVIKGWEQGLMGMCEGEKRKLVIPPDLAYGTPGALPKVPPNATVIFIIELIKLVPKEELEEVDDVVIRDEL